In Phocoena phocoena chromosome 3, mPhoPho1.1, whole genome shotgun sequence, a single window of DNA contains:
- the FAM200C gene encoding protein FAM200C, with protein MSKKRKWDDDYVRYWFTCTTEVDGTQRPQCVLCNSVFSNADLRPSKLSDHFNRQHGGIGGHDLNSLKHVPAPSDQSETLKAFGVASQEDTLLQASYQFAYLCAKEKNPHTIAEKLVKPCALEIAQIVLGPDAQKKLQQVSLSDDVIHSRIDEMSQDILQQVLEDIKASPLKVGIQLAETTDMDDCSQLMAFVRYIKEREIVEEFLFCEPLQLTVKGKAVFNLFRDFFLKHKIALDVCGSVCTDGASSILGENSEFVSCMKKEVPHIVITHCLLNPHELVTKTLPTKLRGALFTVVRVINFIKGRAPNHRLFQAFFEEIGIEYSVLLFHTEMRWLSRGQILTHIFEMYEEINQFLHHQSSNLVDGFENKEFKIHLAYLADLFKHLNELSASMQRTGMNTVSAREKLSAFVRKFPFWLKRIEKRNFTNFPFLEEIVVSDNEAICIAAEITVHLQQLSNFFHGYFSVGDLDEASKWILDPFLFNLDFVDDGYLMKNDLAELRASGQILMEFETMKLEDFWCAQFTVFPSLAKTALKILIPFATTYLCELGFSSLLHFKTKSRSYVNMSDDIRVAISKKVPRFSDIIEQKLQLQKSL; from the coding sequence ATGTCGAAGAAACGCAAATGGGACGATGACTATGTTCGTTACTGGTTCACCTGCACAACGGAGGTTGATGGAACTCAGCGCCCACAGTGTGTATTGTGTAACTCTGTATTTTCAAACGCTGACCTCCGACCATCAAAACTGTCTGACCATTTTAACAGACAGCATGGTGGTATAGGTGGGCACGATCTCAATAGCCTGAAACATGTGCCAGCACCATCTGATCAGAGTGAAACCCTGAAAGCATTTGGAGTTGCATCTCAGGAGGATACCTTACTACAGGCATCATATCAGTTTGCGTATTTATGTGCCAAGGAGAAGAATCCTCATACAATAGCTGAAAAATTAGTGAAACCTTGTGCCCTGGAAATAGCACAAATAGTTTTGGGACCAGATGCACAAAAGAAGCTTCAGCAGGTATCCTTATCAGATGATGTGATCCATTCTAGAATTGATGAAATGAGCCAGGATATCTTACAGCAAGTTCTAGAAGATATAAAAGCCAGTCCTCTTAAAGTGGGTATTCAGCTTGCTGAGACAACAGACATGGATGACTGCAGTCAGCTAATGGCATTTGTGCGATACATAAAGGAAAGAGAGATCGTAGAAGAATTCCTGTTCTGTGAACCATTGCAGTTAACAGTGAAGGGAAAAGCTGTGTTCAATCTGTTCAGAGACTTTTTTTTGAAGCATAAGATAGCACTCGATGTATGTGGCTCTGTTTGTACTGACGGTGCCTCTTCTATCCTAGGAGAAAATTCAGAATTTGTTTCCTGTATGAAAAAAGAGGTACCTCATATCGTGATCACACATTGTTTGTTGAACCCTCATGAACTTGTCACAAAGACACTGCCTACAAAACTGAGGGGTGCTCTTTTTACTGTGGTGAGGGTAATAAATTTTATCAAAGGGCGAGCTCCAAATCATCGCCTGTTTCAGgctttttttgaagaaattggaATAGAGTATAGTGTTCTCCTTTTCCATACTGAAATGAGGTGGCTTTCCCGAGGCCAAATACTTACtcatatttttgaaatgtatgaAGAAATAAATCAGTTTCTTCACCACCAAAGCAGCAATTTAGTTGATGGCTTTGAAAACAAAGAGTTTAAAATTCACCTAGCATACCTTGCAGATTTATTCAAACACCTAAATGAACTTAGTGCATCTATGCAAAGGACTGGAATGAACACAGTATCAGCTAGAGAGAAGTTGTCTGCTTTTGTCAGGAAGTTTCCATTTTGGCTAAAGCGaattgagaaaagaaattttaccAACTTTCCTTTTCTTGAAGAAATCGTTGTTTCAGATAATGAAGCAATATGCATTGCAGCTGAAATAACAGTGCACCTGCAACAGTTGAGCAACTTCTTCCACGGATATTTCTCTGTTGGAGATCTTGACGAGGCAAGTAAATGGATACTGgatccatttctttttaatttggacTTTGTTGACGATGGCTATTTAATGAAAAATGATCTTGCTGAATTACGAGCTAGTGGCCAAATCCTAATGGAATTTGAGACAATGAAGCTTGAGGATTTCTGGTGTGCTCAATTCACAGTGTTTCCAAGCCTAGCAAAGACAGCTCTAAAAATCCTTATACCGTTTGCAACTACATATCTTTGTGAGTTGGGATTTTCATCACtcttgcattttaaaacaaagtccagAAGCTACGTGAATATGAGTGATGACATCCGTGTGGCTATTTCAAAAAAAGTTCCTCGTTTCTCAGACATCATTGAACAAAAACTACAGCTACAGAAGTCACTGTAA